GCGACAGAAGAATTAATTAGAACAAGGCCACTGCATCCAAAAGGATGATTGTGGCCTTTCTTTTTATTACACTTATAAGGAAGATGGGAGTTCAATCATATCGTCGACGATAGTTTCTCAAACCTCCTTATTCTTGTAAGTTCGCTTCAAATTATCCCATCCTAATAAAGTTCCTAGAACGTGACATGCTCCCATGCCTAAAGGCAGGGGCTTCTCAGATCATCGGGGATCGTAACCTTTCCCCTCCTTGGAGGCTCTATCCAAGCCTAGTCTTTTTTAGGTTACGATACGTTTTTCAAAGCTAGGTTTAGTATGTTAATCGCCGCATTTACGTCCCGATCTGCAACGTATCCGCAAGAACATTGATGCGTTCGTTCGGATAGTGTTTTTTTGACGATTTCACCACAGTTGGAGCATTGTTGAGATGTGTTGTATGGATTCACTTGCACCACTTGACGACCGGCACTTTCAGCCTTGTACATCACGAATTGTACGAGTTGCTGCCATCCTGCATCAACAATGCTTTTTGCAAGATGATGGTTCTTAACCAACCCTAATACGTTTAAATCTTCAAAAGCAATCAATTGGTACTGGTTTACGAGTTTACGAGAAACTTTGTGCGCATGATCTTTTCGCTGATTGGCTACATGCTCATGCAATTTCGCCAATTGATGTACAGCTTTGCTTCTACGTTTCGAACCTTTTTTCTTTTTGGATACGGCACGTTGTAGATGTTTCAATCGTTGTTCACTTAGACGAAGATATTTGGGTGATTCTATCGGTTCTCCTTCAGATGGTATTGCAAGGTGTTTGAGTCCTAAGTCTATACCAACCTTCATGTTTGTTATAGGCAAAGGTTTGGCTTCAACTTCACACGAAAAACAAGCATAGTATTTTCCGTTTTTGATAATGATGGAACAGGTTTTCATCTTGCCTTGCAGTTCTCGATGTAGTTTTATTTTCACTTCACCGATCTTGGATAGCTTTATTTTATTGCCATGGATTGTGTACCCGCCTTGCGGATAGGTAAACGAATCGTACCTCGATTGTGGTTTGAAACGTGGGAACCCTGGAGTCTCGGCTTGCTTCACTCGTCTAAAAAATGCTTGATACGCCTTATCCAATCGTTTCGCAACATCCTGTAACACTTGCGAATGCACTTGCTTTAATGCCGGAATGTGTTGTTTACGCTCGTTGAACGTGTTTGCTTGATCGTAGTAGTTCGGTGTTTTCCCTTCTTGTTTGTAGGCAAGAATACGTTCCTCTAGTAACCGGTTATACAACAAACGGCAGCGTTCAAGAGTAAATTGTATCTTCTGTTTTTGCTCTTTTGTTGGGTATATTCGGTATTTGTAGGCAACAAGCAATACTATTCACCTCGTTCTTTTTGGCTTTCAATATATTTTTTGATTACATCCAGTTGAACTGTACCTACGGTTGCAACAAAATACGAGTTTGTCCATAGGGAAGGGAGTCTACTTTTTAGATGGTTAAACTCTAGTCTTAGCACTCTTGACGTGTACCCTTTCAAATGTTTCACTACTTTGTGGATTCCAAACTGTGGATCGCATTTGATGAGCAAATGAACATGATCGGGCATGATTTCCATTTCAACGATTTCTGTGTTTAACGCTTTAGACTTCTCTAAAAACAAACTTTTTAGCCTTGTATCAATTGGTTCTTTGAGTACCTTTTTTTCGATACTTAGGACAAAAAACAACATGATATTTACAATCAAAAACGATATTATGATTACTTTCTGCTTTTCTACTCAATGTCATCACCTACAGTAAATTGTACCACAAATGGTTAGTTTAATGTAGTTTATCTAACATGTTTTAAAGAGAGAATTTAAGAATTTTGCTCTTAACATCCCTAAAGGGATGCAGAGCAAATTGCCTTATATCCCCATGGCTAAAGCAAGGGGTTTTATGGCGAATTTGATAAATAAAATCGGAACTTAGCCCACACACACTCTTTTTTAATGTTAGAATTGGATATAATGAATTAATGTTGGATTATATAATTGTAAGTAATGATAAAATTTTCTTAGTGAGATAAAAAGAAAGGAATGAAAGAGATGGATCATATTATAAAAACAGAAAGCGAAATTCGTTCAAAGTATCAGATAACTATTCCGGAAGAAATTCGAAGTAAAGCAAAATTGAATATTGGTGACAAGTTGATTTGGCAGTATGACGATGTAAGATCAGAAATCATTGTTATGCCAAAACCAAAATCCTTCTCCGACAAGTTATGGGGGCTTGGTAAAAATCAGTGGGAAAATGAACCCGCGGATGACTATGTCAAGAAGGAGAGAGAAAGTTGGTAAAATCAACATTGCTTACCGGAATAAAAAATGTAGCGATAGATACGAATTTGTTCATTTATGTTTTCGAACAATCTCCCGAGTTTGGTGAGAAGGCCAAAGC
The genomic region above belongs to Paenibacillus sp. GP183 and contains:
- a CDS encoding AbrB/MazE/SpoVT family DNA-binding domain-containing protein, with product MKEMDHIIKTESEIRSKYQITIPEEIRSKAKLNIGDKLIWQYDDVRSEIIVMPKPKSFSDKLWGLGKNQWENEPADDYVKKERESW
- a CDS encoding RNA-guided endonuclease TnpB family protein; translation: MLVAYKYRIYPTKEQKQKIQFTLERCRLLYNRLLEERILAYKQEGKTPNYYDQANTFNERKQHIPALKQVHSQVLQDVAKRLDKAYQAFFRRVKQAETPGFPRFKPQSRYDSFTYPQGGYTIHGNKIKLSKIGEVKIKLHRELQGKMKTCSIIIKNGKYYACFSCEVEAKPLPITNMKVGIDLGLKHLAIPSEGEPIESPKYLRLSEQRLKHLQRAVSKKKKGSKRRSKAVHQLAKLHEHVANQRKDHAHKVSRKLVNQYQLIAFEDLNVLGLVKNHHLAKSIVDAGWQQLVQFVMYKAESAGRQVVQVNPYNTSQQCSNCGEIVKKTLSERTHQCSCGYVADRDVNAAINILNLALKNVS